Proteins encoded by one window of Vigna radiata var. radiata cultivar VC1973A chromosome 5, Vradiata_ver6, whole genome shotgun sequence:
- the LOC106761443 gene encoding BURP domain-containing protein 14-like, whose amino-acid sequence MEFQCLALFFSLIVILMAAQAALPXXVYWERMLPNTPXPKVIREFPKLGGVKEITSQDGFLRSYGVSSYGVKKNELQDGVEEINEFPFYLYSNGVKKNELQDGVEKSNILSFYGHSNGVKKNELEDGVEEINEFPFYLYSNGVKKNELQDGVEESNXXXXXXXXXXXXXXVKKNELQDGVEEINEFPFYLYSNGVKKNELQNETPYDSQWKENVVLRGIGPVANHHHHHDHSKPSLFFSEERLRRGAKLDVQLAKRKFVSPLLPREITEHLPFSSEKINEILEIMAVKPESKNAENMKKTLNICEKPKMNGEEKHCATSVESMVDFVTSKLGNNVHVTSTETESKSQKFIVKDGVKILAKEEIIACHPMSYPYVVFYCHKILNTTAHFMPLEGEDGTRVKAVAVCHNDTSEWDPDHIAFQVLKVKPGTSPVCHFFPDGDLLWYAK is encoded by the exons ATGGAGTTTCAGTGCCTTGCattgtttttttctctcatt GTGATACTGATGGCTGCTCAGGCTGCCTTACCTNCAGANGTTTACTGGGAAAGGATGCTTCCAAACACACCANTCCCCAAAGTAATCAGAGAATTTCCCAAGCTAG GTGGTGTTAAAGAGATTACATCACAAGACGGATTCCTTCGCTCATATGGTGTTAGCTCATATGGtgttaagaaaaatgaattgcAAGATGGTGTCGAAGAGATTAATGAATTTCCTTTCTATTTGTATTCTAATGGtgtgaagaaaaatgaattgcAAGATGGTGTCGAAAAGAGTAATATACTCTCTTTCTATGGGCATTCTAATGGtgttaagaaaaatgaattggAAGATGGTGTCGAAGAGATTAATGAATTCCCTTTCTATTTGTATTCTAATGGtgtgaagaaaaatgaattgcAAGATGGTGTCGAAGAGAGTAATNNNNNNNNNNNNNNNNNNNNNNNNNNNNNNNNNNNNNNNNGtgttaagaaaaatgaattgcAAGATGGTGTCGAAGAGATTAATGAATTCCCTTTTTATTTGTATTCTAATGGtgttaagaaaaatgaattgcAAAATGAGACACCTTATGACTCTCAATGGAAGGAAAATGTTGTTCTTCGAGGGATAGGCCCAGTTgctaatcatcatcatcatcatgatcaCTCAAAACCAAGTCTATTTTTCTCAGAAGAAAGATTGAGGCGGGGCGCAAAATTGGATGTGCAGTTggctaaaagaaaatttgtatcCCCGTTGTTGCCCCGCGAAATTACAGAACACTTACCATTCTCATCagaaaagataaatgaaatattagagATTATGGCTGTGAAGCCAGAGTCTAAGAATGCTGAGAATATGAAGAAAACTCTGAATATTTGTGAAAAGCCTAAAATGAATGGTGAAGAAAAGCACTGTGCAACTTCAGTAGAATCCATGGTAGACTTTGTCACTTCTAAACTTGGCAATAATGTCCATGTTACTTCTACAGAAACTGAAAGCAAGTCCCAAAAGTTCATAGTTAAAGATGGAGTGAAGATTTTAGCAAAAGAAGAGATAATTGCATGTCACCCAATGAGTTACCCATATGTTGTGTTTTACTGTCATAAGATATTAAACACTACTGCACATTTTATGCCATTGGAGGGAGAAGATGGAACTAGAGTTAAAGCTGTAGCAGTGTGTCACAACGACACATCAGAATGGGATCCAGACCATATTGCATTCCAAGTTCTCAAAGTCAAGCCTGGGACCAGTCCTGTGTGTCATTTCTTCCCTGATGGTGATCTTCTTTGGTATGCTAAATAG